The following are encoded in a window of Verrucomicrobiia bacterium genomic DNA:
- the lipA gene encoding lipoyl synthase, whose translation MGAITVEPPAETKVPQRKPDWLKVKLPLGGNYRQTKTWLADLGLNTVCQEANCPNIGDCYERHTATFLLLGQLCTRGCTFCDIKRGKPNGIVDLEEPRRVAEASRRLGLKYIVVTSVTRDDLQDGGAFIFAEAIKAMREAIPGCQVEVLIPDFRGSWEALKVVLEARPDVLNHNTETVPRLYRKVRLGAEYQRTLELLTRSKQYYPEIPTKSGIMVGCGETTEELLQTMQDIRACGTDILTIGQYLSPGGWHLPVEKYYHPDEFEELRVAGEKMGFQHVFSGPLVRSSYHAGEQAAHLKKKEVQVSAAELSPSFAV comes from the coding sequence ATGGGCGCGATTACCGTCGAACCGCCGGCTGAAACCAAAGTTCCCCAACGCAAGCCGGACTGGCTGAAAGTCAAGCTGCCCTTGGGCGGCAATTACCGGCAGACCAAAACCTGGCTTGCCGATTTGGGGTTGAACACGGTCTGTCAGGAAGCAAACTGCCCGAACATCGGCGACTGCTACGAGCGCCACACCGCCACCTTTTTACTCTTAGGCCAGCTTTGCACCCGTGGCTGCACCTTCTGCGACATCAAGCGGGGCAAACCGAACGGCATCGTCGATTTGGAAGAACCGCGCCGCGTGGCGGAGGCCTCCCGCCGCTTGGGGCTCAAATACATCGTGGTTACTTCCGTCACCCGGGACGATTTGCAGGATGGCGGAGCTTTCATCTTTGCCGAGGCCATAAAGGCGATGCGAGAAGCCATCCCCGGTTGTCAGGTGGAGGTGCTGATTCCGGACTTCCGCGGCAGTTGGGAAGCTCTTAAAGTAGTACTTGAAGCCCGCCCGGACGTTTTGAACCACAACACCGAAACCGTGCCGCGGCTCTACCGCAAAGTCCGTCTCGGCGCGGAATACCAACGCACGCTCGAGCTTTTGACCCGCTCCAAGCAGTATTATCCCGAAATTCCCACGAAATCCGGCATAATGGTTGGCTGCGGCGAGACCACCGAAGAGCTTTTGCAAACGATGCAGGATATCCGCGCCTGCGGCACTGACATTTTGACCATCGGCCAGTATCTTTCTCCCGGCGGCTGGCATCTGCCGGTGGAAAAATACTATCATCCGGATGAATTTGAGGAACTTCGGGTGGCGGGAGAGAAAATGGGTTTTCAGCACGTTTTCTCCGGCCCTTTGGTGCGCAGCTCCTACCATGCCGGCGAGCAGGCCGCCCACTTGAAGAAAAAAGAAGTGCAGGTTTCAGCCGCTGAACTTTCGCCGTCCTTTGCCGTGTGA
- a CDS encoding cyclic nucleotide-binding domain-containing protein, translating into MKLSDYERPYSAASLIYRQGDSPDSLYLLEKGKVTLSKVRGDKRSLQKIITEGSFFGLEEFLLGAPREEEAAAVLDSVVLELPRHLAESYLLSNPRFLYELCEYLARKSRRLDKAFFLSGRSEGARLSAALWLALQSGGNGQSPAGVGEVMEILHSVTGLPSDRIADFLTELERLEIVGKSGEKVFLKSAEKLFRYAEYLEDKEHFG; encoded by the coding sequence GTGAAGCTTTCGGACTACGAAAGGCCGTACTCCGCCGCCTCCCTCATATACCGTCAGGGGGATAGTCCCGATTCCCTTTACCTGCTCGAAAAAGGAAAAGTCACCCTTTCCAAAGTTCGCGGCGACAAGCGCTCCCTCCAAAAAATTATAACCGAGGGGAGTTTCTTCGGGCTGGAGGAGTTTCTGCTCGGCGCGCCAAGGGAGGAGGAGGCCGCCGCCGTTTTGGATTCCGTCGTTCTGGAACTTCCCCGGCATTTGGCGGAATCCTATCTTTTGTCCAACCCCAGGTTTCTGTATGAACTCTGCGAGTATCTGGCCCGCAAAAGCCGCCGGCTGGACAAGGCCTTCTTTCTTTCCGGCCGCTCGGAGGGGGCCCGGCTTTCCGCCGCTTTGTGGCTCGCTTTGCAAAGCGGCGGCAACGGGCAGTCCCCCGCCGGCGTGGGGGAGGTGATGGAAATTCTCCATTCCGTCACGGGTCTGCCGTCCGACCGGATTGCCGATTTTTTAACCGAGCTGGAGCGGCTGGAAATCGTGGGAAAGTCCGGCGAAAAGGTTTTTTTGAAATCCGCCGAAAAACTGTTCCGCTACGCCGAGTACCTCGAAGACAAGGAGCATTTCGGTTAA
- a CDS encoding HD domain-containing phosphohydrolase yields MGEKRTRAAIRATILAVDDEPRVLELVVEMLSSLGPFRVLSARTAPEAFEILSSEQIDILLSDLFLGSYSGLDILHEAKAANPDIVIIFMTAQPSVEGAVAVLKEGAYDYLVKPFRRDDLKAAIERGMEKQKLQRENIHLKEQLALYQISEAMVGSVRVDEVLGLILDFVLKEFKADTASILLLDPATRELKLSQFRGKTRDIEGSYFVLGNDPACRSVVESAKPKVVNKSSPTVDGSPRPRIRSMVSYPLLAKGQVIGVLNVVRTETVNYFSQGELFSLGIVASKAATAIDSARLYEELESAYFDTINVLANSIEARDRYTRRHTDRVRYLTEMLAVQLGFSGEKLKEVRMGGILHDVGKISVPDHVLNKPGPLTKEEFAIMKKHPETGKKMLEGIEFLRPALPYVLYHHEQYDGSGYPYGLKGEEIPFEGRLLAVADTFDAIISDRPYRKGAPFEKALDELVKFSGRQFDPSVVNAFVAVWENHVLDLEFLATGKYLDLPAEAPSARK; encoded by the coding sequence ATGGGGGAAAAGCGCACTCGGGCGGCCATACGGGCAACCATTCTGGCGGTGGATGACGAGCCGCGCGTTCTGGAACTGGTGGTGGAAATGCTTTCCTCGCTCGGGCCCTTTCGCGTGCTTTCCGCCCGCACGGCGCCGGAGGCGTTCGAAATCCTGTCCTCCGAACAAATCGATATTCTCCTCTCCGACCTGTTCTTGGGATCCTATTCCGGGCTGGACATCCTGCACGAGGCCAAGGCCGCCAATCCGGACATCGTAATCATTTTCATGACCGCCCAGCCCTCGGTGGAAGGGGCGGTGGCGGTTTTAAAGGAGGGGGCCTATGACTATCTGGTCAAGCCGTTCCGTCGGGACGATTTGAAAGCCGCCATCGAACGGGGGATGGAGAAGCAGAAATTGCAGCGGGAGAACATCCATTTGAAAGAGCAGCTTGCGCTCTACCAGATTTCGGAGGCGATGGTCGGCTCCGTTCGGGTGGACGAAGTTTTGGGTTTGATTCTCGATTTTGTCTTGAAAGAATTCAAGGCGGATACCGCCTCCATTCTGCTGCTGGATCCCGCCACGCGCGAACTGAAGCTTTCCCAGTTTCGCGGCAAAACCCGGGATATTGAGGGAAGCTACTTTGTTTTGGGGAACGACCCGGCCTGCCGCTCCGTGGTGGAATCCGCCAAGCCGAAGGTGGTGAACAAAAGCTCGCCCACCGTGGACGGCTCCCCCCGCCCCCGTATTCGCTCCATGGTTTCCTATCCGCTTTTGGCCAAAGGCCAGGTAATCGGCGTTTTGAACGTGGTGCGGACCGAAACCGTCAACTATTTCTCGCAGGGGGAGCTTTTTTCGCTTGGAATAGTTGCGAGCAAAGCCGCCACGGCCATTGACTCGGCCCGGCTGTACGAGGAACTGGAAAGCGCCTACTTTGATACCATAAACGTCCTGGCCAACTCGATCGAGGCGCGCGATCGCTATACCCGCCGCCACACGGATCGAGTCCGGTATCTCACGGAAATGCTGGCCGTGCAGTTGGGTTTTTCCGGGGAAAAACTGAAGGAAGTCCGGATGGGGGGGATTCTGCACGACGTGGGAAAAATTTCGGTTCCCGACCACGTTTTGAACAAGCCCGGGCCCTTGACCAAGGAAGAATTTGCCATCATGAAAAAGCATCCCGAAACCGGCAAAAAAATGCTGGAGGGAATTGAGTTTCTGCGCCCGGCCCTGCCGTACGTTTTGTACCACCACGAGCAGTACGACGGCAGCGGCTATCCCTACGGATTGAAGGGGGAGGAGATTCCGTTCGAGGGGCGGCTTCTGGCCGTGGCGGACACTTTCGATGCCATCATCTCCGACCGTCCCTACCGCAAAGGAGCCCCCTTCGAGAAGGCGCTGGACGAGCTGGTGAAGTTTTCCGGCCGGCAGTTCGACCCTTCCGTGGTGAATGCCTTTGTCGCCGTCTGGGAAAACCACGTGCTGGATTTGGAATTTCTGGCCACCGGGAAATATCTCGATTTGCCGGCCGAGGCCCCCTCCGCGCGCAAGTAA
- a CDS encoding site-2 protease family protein, whose product MKKIDPAELEAVNGIVAFLWQPERELLYRDRFYYKINPFTDRSGRLEETNRQLEPLGWEAKFAGRVSAPILEVKPKVKTAFPWLAAGLFVATILSVVFFPPYLQFSGAPKGTDFWRLVSENLPFAFGLLGILTCHEAGHFFAAKRLGVEVSFPYFIPGPTLFGTFGAVIRANAPFFNRRELMEIAAAGPIAGLAVAIPALIYGLINSQVVPETTGGLVLGDSLLSKWLSDLIWGKLPEGHTILISPLGFAGWAGLLVTMLNLLPIGSLDGGHIAYALFGRKQKIVARVFWLSLFPLGFWFNGWWMWALLAVFFRLEHPPTLDDSYELTTGHQVLGWLSLLIFVLIFIPVPLA is encoded by the coding sequence ATGAAAAAGATTGACCCGGCGGAACTGGAAGCGGTCAACGGGATAGTTGCCTTTCTCTGGCAGCCGGAAAGGGAATTGCTGTACCGAGACCGGTTTTATTATAAAATCAATCCCTTTACGGACCGGTCGGGACGGCTGGAGGAGACCAACCGGCAGTTGGAACCGCTGGGCTGGGAGGCCAAGTTTGCGGGGCGGGTTTCCGCACCGATTTTGGAGGTAAAGCCCAAGGTAAAGACGGCCTTTCCTTGGCTGGCGGCCGGCCTTTTTGTTGCAACCATTCTTTCGGTCGTCTTCTTTCCACCCTACTTGCAGTTCTCGGGAGCGCCAAAGGGAACTGACTTTTGGCGGTTGGTATCGGAAAACCTCCCTTTTGCCTTCGGCCTTTTAGGGATTTTAACCTGCCACGAGGCGGGGCATTTTTTCGCCGCCAAACGGCTTGGCGTTGAGGTTTCTTTCCCCTATTTCATCCCCGGCCCCACTCTTTTTGGCACCTTTGGGGCGGTCATCCGGGCCAATGCCCCGTTTTTTAACCGCAGAGAATTGATGGAAATCGCCGCCGCCGGGCCGATTGCCGGACTCGCGGTCGCCATTCCGGCATTGATTTATGGTCTCATAAATTCGCAAGTGGTGCCGGAGACCACCGGCGGGTTGGTTCTTGGGGACTCGCTTCTTTCCAAATGGCTTTCCGATTTAATCTGGGGGAAACTGCCGGAAGGGCATACGATTCTAATCTCACCGCTCGGCTTTGCCGGCTGGGCCGGGCTTTTGGTGACGATGCTGAACCTCTTACCCATCGGCTCCCTGGACGGCGGTCATATCGCCTATGCCCTGTTTGGCCGCAAGCAAAAAATCGTGGCCCGAGTCTTCTGGCTTTCCCTTTTTCCGCTCGGCTTTTGGTTTAACGGTTGGTGGATGTGGGCCCTTTTGGCCGTTTTCTTCCGGCTGGAACATCCGCCGACACTGGACGACAGCTACGAGTTGACGACCGGCCATCAAGTACTGGGCTGGCTCTCCCTGCTGATTTTTGTTTTGATTTTTATTCCCGTGCCGCTGGCCTGA
- the xseA gene encoding exodeoxyribonuclease VII large subunit: MEKVWTVGELTRSVKENLEEAFPAVWVEGEMSNFKLYPSGHRYFSLKDEEALLRCTIWRSAGQYLSFEPEDGIKVHAFGNLTVYEKQGQYQLNVLKLLPIGRGELEIAFQKLKERLFKEGLFDEAHKKPIPEFPQSIGIVTSPAGAAIQDMLKVFRRRYPPAELYLYPARVQGEGAKEEIADGIRAFNEWGGVDVIILGRGGGSLEDLWAFNEEEVARAIYASLIPVVSAVGHEIDITIADFVSDMRAPTPSAAAEMVVPDKAELEGVLKGLKERIAGLFAHQLTQSQARLDAVLGSYGLRRPVDLVNQKSQFLDELIRRSQLALENRLGKIHLELKSTVDRLATLSPQSVLARGYSIVRRQTDGKVVREYKDVKVDESVDLIFSKGKAEAEVIKTSAEGL, translated from the coding sequence ATCGAAAAGGTCTGGACGGTAGGCGAGCTGACCCGCTCGGTCAAGGAAAATCTGGAAGAGGCCTTCCCGGCTGTCTGGGTGGAGGGGGAAATGTCCAACTTCAAGCTTTATCCCTCCGGCCACCGCTATTTTTCGCTGAAGGACGAGGAAGCCCTGCTGCGCTGCACCATCTGGCGTTCGGCGGGACAGTATCTCTCCTTTGAGCCGGAGGACGGCATAAAAGTCCACGCCTTCGGCAATTTGACGGTTTATGAAAAGCAGGGGCAGTACCAGCTCAACGTGTTGAAACTTCTCCCCATTGGAAGGGGGGAACTGGAGATCGCTTTCCAAAAGCTTAAAGAGCGGCTCTTTAAAGAAGGGCTTTTTGACGAGGCGCATAAAAAACCGATTCCGGAGTTTCCCCAAAGCATAGGCATTGTCACCTCTCCCGCCGGCGCGGCCATTCAGGATATGCTGAAGGTATTTCGCCGCCGCTATCCTCCGGCCGAATTATATCTTTACCCGGCCCGTGTACAGGGGGAGGGGGCCAAAGAGGAAATTGCCGACGGCATCCGTGCTTTCAACGAATGGGGTGGTGTGGACGTAATCATACTTGGCCGTGGCGGCGGTTCCTTGGAGGATTTGTGGGCCTTCAATGAAGAGGAAGTGGCCCGGGCGATTTACGCCTCCCTGATTCCTGTCGTTTCGGCCGTAGGTCATGAAATAGATATTACCATAGCTGATTTTGTGTCGGATATGCGGGCGCCAACCCCTTCCGCCGCAGCAGAAATGGTGGTGCCGGATAAAGCAGAACTTGAAGGGGTGCTAAAAGGGTTGAAAGAGCGGATAGCCGGTCTTTTTGCTCATCAGCTTACTCAATCACAAGCTCGATTGGATGCCGTTTTGGGAAGCTACGGCCTGCGCAGACCGGTTGATTTGGTCAACCAAAAATCACAGTTTTTGGATGAATTGATCAGGCGCTCACAGCTTGCTCTGGAAAACCGGCTAGGGAAAATTCATCTTGAGCTCAAATCGACCGTCGACCGGCTGGCGACCCTTTCTCCCCAATCCGTTCTGGCGCGTGGCTATTCCATTGTCCGGCGGCAGACGGACGGCAAGGTGGTTCGGGAGTATAAAGATGTTAAGGTTGACGAAAGTGTGGATTTGATTTTTTCCAAGGGGAAAGCGGAGGCGGAAGTGATTAAAACTTCTGCGGAGGGATTGTGA
- the xseB gene encoding exodeoxyribonuclease VII small subunit, producing MKKGRMAAEAPPFKEPKSFEAALTRLEEIAARLESGETGLEESLLVYQEGMQLSGWCQKKLDEAQKKLKILVRNKGGEVEVREE from the coding sequence GTGAAAAAGGGAAGGATGGCCGCCGAGGCCCCGCCGTTCAAGGAACCAAAATCGTTTGAAGCGGCCTTGACCCGGCTGGAGGAAATCGCCGCCCGGCTGGAGTCCGGCGAGACGGGGCTGGAAGAGTCGCTGCTCGTTTATCAGGAGGGGATGCAGCTTTCCGGCTGGTGCCAGAAAAAACTGGACGAAGCCCAGAAAAAGCTGAAAATTCTCGTCCGCAACAAGGGCGGCGAGGTT